One window of the Camelus ferus isolate YT-003-E chromosome 12, BCGSAC_Cfer_1.0, whole genome shotgun sequence genome contains the following:
- the LOC116667657 gene encoding mitochondrial import inner membrane translocase subunit TIM16-like, which produces MAKYLARALRQEFAASQAAADPRGRAGHQSAAASNLSGLSLWEAQQILSVSRLSPKEIQKNYKHLFKVNNKSVGGSFYLQSKVVRVKERLMSNSGSRPRRTERKSRCPPIWLLPPYPARCL; this is translated from the coding sequence ATGGCCAAGTACCTCGCCCGAGCCCTGCGACAGGAGTTTGCAGCCAGCCAGGCAGCAGCTGACCCCCGAGGCCGCGCCGGACACCAGTCTGCAGCTGCCTCcaacctctctggcctcagcctCTGGGAGGCACAGCAGATTCTCAGCGTCTCCAGGCTGAGCCCCAAGGAGATCCAGAAGAACTACAAACACCTGTTCAAGGTGAACAATAAATCTGTGGGTGGCTCCTTCTACCTGCAGTCAAAGGTAGTCCGAGTGAAGGAGCGCCTGATGAGTAACTCAGGATCCAGgcccaggaggacagagagaaagagcagatgCCCTCCCATTTGGCTTCTCCCACCCTACCCTGCCCGTTGCCTCTAA